A single genomic interval of Streptomyces graminofaciens harbors:
- a CDS encoding serine/threonine-protein kinase → MADTPEQGQGRIINGRYRLLRQLGAGGMGRVWLAYDDELACEVSMKEISLPDVPMDATEPAQRIARARSEARHAARLRGHPHVATVHDVVLHEGLPWIVMEYVPDAIDLQAVVRQRGPLPPEQVARIGLAVLDALTAGHRIGILHRDVKPANILLAADASGDPYARVLLTDYGIALQPESREPRLTATAGILGTPGYLAPERARGEPPTPAADMFSLGATLYAAVEGRGPFDRHGEYATLTALLGEEPTPPVRAGELAPVLHGLLIKDPVRRLSPEAVARGLERVAGAGSESSPPGWGAATPSSAPAAPSTAAAEGFGPPQGYAASAPPGYVAAAGAPNTPGAPQTPYTPGGAYTPNTPGAPQTPYTPGGAYAPNTPGGAYGPNTPGAPPTPNTPHTPAGGPPTPGAGPNTPAGTSPYDPWQQAPQPRGPHENWNPYGGNASTPYGGTAGSQSPQYGQSPQYGATIGNPSTPYGSAPGNPATPYGNAAFPTVTAASLPPGGMPPGGPPKRNVPGGAIAAIVLAVLLIAGGGTWLAVSLNRDSDRPTPAADTDDPKPPTSTGPTEPALPYGEQVGLTEPLKAGDCVSVVWSAGEAFKSQPNLGKVPCTADEWPNGQVVAVDTASTYADARDQGAERCERQAGPLAEALPDAAVYAVVPTKEGFDAADGATACLVLGEHVPIGGEVGQFRDEGLDLYAAQMAVGDCWTYVDKDDDTFQALLTECSQTHSDQVIGAADAPDNMSYQKVLDEGGTLCKNKFESTWAPGSELTVYGWVGSKEDWGKGFTEVVCTVGREDGQKTTGKIPSPGAV, encoded by the coding sequence CACGCGGCCCGCCTGCGCGGGCATCCCCATGTGGCGACGGTCCACGACGTGGTGCTCCACGAGGGCCTGCCCTGGATCGTCATGGAGTACGTCCCGGACGCCATCGACCTCCAGGCGGTCGTACGGCAGCGGGGCCCGCTCCCGCCCGAGCAGGTCGCCCGCATCGGGCTCGCCGTCCTCGACGCGCTCACCGCAGGCCACCGGATCGGCATCCTCCACCGCGATGTGAAACCGGCCAACATCCTGCTGGCCGCCGACGCCTCGGGCGACCCGTACGCGCGCGTGCTGCTCACCGACTACGGCATCGCCCTCCAGCCGGAGTCCCGCGAGCCCCGGCTCACCGCCACCGCCGGCATCCTCGGCACCCCCGGCTATCTGGCGCCGGAGCGCGCCCGGGGCGAGCCGCCGACACCGGCCGCCGACATGTTCTCCCTCGGCGCCACGCTGTACGCGGCGGTCGAGGGCCGCGGCCCCTTCGACCGCCATGGCGAGTACGCGACGCTCACAGCGCTGCTCGGCGAGGAGCCCACGCCCCCGGTCCGCGCCGGTGAACTGGCGCCGGTCCTGCACGGTTTGCTCATCAAGGACCCGGTCCGGCGGCTGTCGCCGGAGGCGGTTGCCCGGGGCCTGGAGCGGGTGGCGGGCGCGGGGAGCGAGTCCTCGCCGCCGGGCTGGGGCGCGGCCACGCCGTCGTCGGCCCCGGCCGCGCCGTCGACCGCGGCAGCCGAGGGCTTCGGGCCGCCCCAGGGCTACGCGGCGAGCGCACCGCCGGGGTACGTGGCGGCGGCGGGTGCCCCCAACACGCCGGGAGCACCGCAGACGCCGTACACGCCGGGCGGGGCGTACACCCCGAACACGCCGGGGGCGCCACAGACGCCGTACACGCCGGGTGGCGCCTACGCCCCGAACACACCGGGTGGGGCATACGGACCGAACACGCCCGGCGCGCCGCCCACGCCGAACACCCCGCACACTCCGGCGGGCGGCCCGCCCACCCCGGGCGCGGGGCCGAACACCCCGGCCGGGACCTCGCCGTACGACCCCTGGCAGCAGGCCCCCCAGCCCCGCGGCCCGCACGAGAACTGGAACCCGTACGGGGGCAACGCCTCGACGCCCTACGGCGGTACGGCGGGCAGTCAGTCGCCGCAGTACGGGCAGTCCCCGCAGTACGGCGCCACCATCGGCAACCCGTCGACGCCGTACGGCAGCGCACCGGGCAACCCGGCCACCCCCTACGGGAACGCGGCCTTTCCGACCGTCACCGCCGCGAGTCTGCCGCCCGGCGGAATGCCTCCGGGAGGGCCGCCGAAGCGCAACGTGCCCGGGGGCGCGATCGCCGCGATCGTGCTCGCCGTGCTGCTGATCGCGGGCGGTGGTACTTGGCTGGCGGTCTCGCTGAACAGGGATTCCGACCGTCCCACGCCCGCCGCTGACACGGACGACCCGAAGCCGCCGACATCGACGGGTCCCACCGAACCAGCCCTGCCCTACGGCGAACAGGTCGGTCTCACCGAGCCGTTGAAGGCCGGTGACTGCGTCAGCGTGGTGTGGTCGGCGGGCGAGGCGTTCAAGTCGCAGCCCAACCTGGGCAAGGTGCCCTGCACCGCGGACGAGTGGCCGAACGGCCAGGTCGTGGCTGTCGACACGGCGTCCACCTACGCCGACGCCCGCGACCAGGGCGCCGAGCGCTGCGAGCGACAGGCGGGCCCGCTCGCCGAGGCCCTGCCCGACGCCGCCGTCTACGCGGTCGTCCCGACGAAAGAGGGCTTCGACGCGGCCGACGGCGCCACGGCGTGTCTCGTACTGGGCGAGCACGTCCCGATCGGGGGCGAGGTCGGGCAGTTCCGCGACGAGGGACTGGACCTGTACGCCGCCCAGATGGCCGTGGGCGACTGCTGGACCTACGTCGACAAGGACGACGACACTTTCCAGGCCCTGCTGACCGAGTGCTCCCAGACACACTCCGACCAGGTCATAGGCGCCGCCGACGCCCCGGACAACATGAGCTACCAGAAGGTGCTCGACGAGGGCGGCACCCTGTGCAAGAACAAGTTCGAGTCGACTTGGGCGCCCGGATCGGAGCTGACGGTATACGGCTGGGTCGGCAGCAAGGAGGACTGGGGGAAGGGGTTCACCGAAGTGGTGTGCACGGTGGGTCGCGAAGACGGTCAGAAGACGACCGGGAAGATACCCTCGCCCGGCGCGGTCTGA
- the topA gene encoding type I DNA topoisomerase: MSPTSETANGGRRLVIVESPAKAKTIKGYLGPGYIVEASVGHIRDLPNGAAEVPEQYTGEVRRLGVDVEHDFQPVYVVNADKKAQVKKLKDLLKESDELFLATDEDREGEAIAWHLQEVLKPKVPVKRMVFHEITKAAIQAAVANPRELNQKLVDAQETRRILDRLYGYEVSPVLWKKVMPRLSAGRVQSVATRLVVERERERIAFRSAEYWDLTGTFGTGRAGDASDPSSLVARLQSVDGRRVAQGRDFDSLGQLKGANVLHLDEANARALAAALENTRFSVRSVESKPYRRSPYAPFRTTTLQQEASRKLGFGAKATMQVAQKLYENGFITYMRTDSTTLSDTAVAAARAQVTQLYGADYLPAQPRTYAGKVKNAQEAHEAIRPSGDRFRTPAETGLTGDQFKLYELIWKRTVASQMKDATGNSVTVKIGGTAADGRDAEFSASGKTITFHGFLKAYVEGADDPNAELDDRERRLPQVAEGDALSADEITVDGHATKPPARYTEASLVKELEEREIGRPSTYASIIGTILDRGYVFKKGTALVPSFLSFAVVNLLEKHFGRLVDYDFTAKMEDDLDRIARGEAQAVPWLKRFYFGESTAPAGTAAEAGNGDGDHLGGLKELVTDLGAIDAREVSSFPVGNNIVLRVGRYGPYIERGEKDAEGHQRADVPEDLAPDELSVELAEELLAKPSGDFELGADPATGHQIIARDGRYGPYVTEVLPEGTPKTGKNAVKPRTASLFKSMSLDTVTLADALKLMSLPRVVGADAEGQEITAQNGRYGPYLKKGTDSRSLQTEDQLFTITLEEALEIYSQPKQRGRAAAKPPLKELGADPVSAKPVVVKDGRFGPYVTDGETNATLRSGDSVETITPERGFELLAEKRAKAPVKKTAKKAPAKKTATKAVAKKTTAAKKTATSKTAAAAKKTATSKTAAAKKAAPAKKAAASGEDA; encoded by the coding sequence TTGTCCCCGACCAGCGAGACCGCGAATGGCGGCCGCCGACTCGTCATCGTCGAGTCGCCTGCCAAGGCGAAGACGATCAAGGGCTATCTCGGCCCCGGCTACATCGTCGAGGCGAGCGTGGGGCACATCCGCGACCTTCCCAACGGTGCCGCGGAGGTGCCCGAGCAGTACACCGGCGAGGTGCGCCGCCTCGGCGTGGACGTCGAGCATGACTTCCAGCCCGTCTATGTGGTCAATGCGGACAAGAAGGCGCAGGTCAAGAAGCTCAAGGACCTGCTGAAGGAATCCGACGAGCTCTTCCTCGCCACCGATGAGGACCGCGAGGGCGAGGCCATCGCGTGGCACCTCCAGGAGGTCCTCAAGCCCAAGGTCCCGGTCAAGCGGATGGTCTTCCACGAGATCACCAAGGCCGCGATCCAGGCCGCCGTCGCCAACCCGCGCGAGCTGAACCAGAAGCTGGTCGACGCCCAGGAGACCCGCCGCATCCTCGACCGCCTCTACGGCTACGAGGTCTCGCCGGTCCTGTGGAAGAAGGTCATGCCGCGGCTGTCGGCGGGCCGCGTCCAGTCCGTCGCGACCCGGCTCGTGGTCGAGCGGGAGCGCGAGCGCATCGCCTTCCGCTCGGCCGAGTACTGGGACCTGACCGGCACCTTCGGGACCGGCCGCGCCGGTGACGCGTCCGACCCGTCGTCCCTGGTCGCCCGTCTCCAGTCGGTCGACGGCCGGCGTGTCGCCCAGGGCCGCGACTTCGACTCGCTGGGGCAGCTCAAGGGCGCGAACGTCCTGCACCTGGACGAGGCGAACGCCCGCGCGCTGGCCGCCGCCCTGGAGAACACGCGGTTCTCGGTCCGCTCGGTCGAGTCCAAGCCGTACCGCCGCTCGCCGTACGCCCCGTTCCGTACGACGACGCTCCAGCAGGAGGCCTCGCGCAAGCTCGGCTTCGGGGCCAAGGCGACGATGCAGGTGGCGCAGAAGCTGTACGAGAACGGCTTCATCACCTATATGCGTACGGACTCCACGACGCTGAGCGACACCGCCGTGGCCGCCGCCCGCGCCCAGGTCACCCAGCTGTACGGCGCCGACTACCTGCCGGCGCAGCCGCGTACGTACGCCGGGAAGGTCAAGAACGCGCAGGAGGCGCACGAGGCGATCCGCCCCTCGGGTGATCGTTTCCGCACGCCCGCCGAGACGGGTCTGACCGGTGACCAGTTCAAGCTCTACGAGCTGATCTGGAAGCGGACGGTCGCCTCCCAGATGAAGGACGCGACGGGCAACAGCGTGACCGTCAAGATCGGTGGCACCGCCGCCGACGGCCGGGACGCCGAGTTCAGCGCCTCCGGCAAGACGATCACCTTCCACGGCTTCCTGAAGGCCTACGTCGAGGGCGCCGACGACCCGAACGCCGAGCTGGACGACCGCGAGCGCCGACTGCCGCAGGTCGCCGAGGGCGACGCGCTCTCGGCCGACGAGATCACGGTCGACGGCCACGCCACCAAGCCCCCGGCCCGCTACACCGAGGCGTCGCTGGTCAAGGAGCTCGAAGAGCGCGAGATCGGCCGCCCGTCGACGTACGCGTCGATCATCGGCACGATCCTCGACCGTGGCTATGTCTTCAAGAAGGGCACGGCCCTCGTGCCGTCCTTCCTGAGCTTCGCCGTGGTCAACCTCCTGGAGAAGCACTTCGGGCGGCTCGTCGACTACGACTTCACCGCCAAGATGGAGGACGACCTCGACCGCATCGCGCGCGGCGAGGCCCAGGCGGTGCCGTGGCTGAAGCGGTTCTACTTCGGCGAGAGCACAGCCCCCGCAGGCACGGCCGCCGAGGCGGGCAACGGCGACGGGGACCACCTCGGTGGTCTGAAGGAGCTGGTGACCGACCTGGGCGCGATCGACGCGCGCGAGGTGTCGTCGTTCCCCGTAGGCAACAACATCGTGCTGCGCGTCGGGCGCTACGGCCCCTACATCGAGCGTGGCGAGAAGGACGCCGAGGGCCACCAGCGGGCGGACGTGCCCGAGGACCTGGCTCCCGACGAGCTGAGCGTCGAGCTGGCCGAGGAACTCCTCGCCAAGCCGAGCGGCGACTTCGAGCTCGGCGCCGACCCGGCGACGGGCCACCAGATCATCGCCCGCGACGGCCGCTACGGCCCGTACGTCACCGAGGTGCTCCCCGAGGGCACCCCGAAGACCGGCAAGAACGCCGTGAAGCCGCGTACGGCCTCGCTGTTCAAGTCGATGTCGTTGGACACGGTGACGCTGGCCGACGCGCTGAAGCTGATGTCCCTGCCGCGGGTCGTCGGCGCCGACGCCGAGGGCCAGGAGATCACCGCGCAGAACGGGCGGTACGGGCCGTATCTGAAGAAGGGCACGGACTCGCGTTCGCTGCAGACCGAGGACCAGCTCTTCACGATCACGCTCGAAGAGGCGCTGGAGATCTACTCCCAGCCCAAGCAGCGTGGCCGGGCCGCCGCCAAGCCGCCGCTGAAGGAGCTGGGCGCGGACCCGGTCAGCGCCAAGCCGGTCGTGGTGAAGGACGGCCGCTTCGGCCCGTACGTCACCGACGGCGAGACCAACGCGACGCTGCGGTCCGGGGACAGCGTGGAGACGATCACGCCGGAGCGCGGGTTCGAGCTGCTCGCGGAGAAGCGGGCGAAGGCTCCTGTCAAGAAGACGGCGAAGAAGGCGCCCGCGAAGAAGACGGCGACCAAGGCCGTTGCGAAGAAGACCACTGCCGCGAAGAAGACAGCGACTTCCAAGACGGCCGCTGCCGCGAAGAAGACGGCGACCTCCAAGACGGCTGCGGCGAAGAAGGCCGCGCCCGCCAAGAAGGCTGCGGCGTCAGGGGAAGACGCCTAG
- the tmk gene encoding dTMP kinase encodes MTPAEQPTAPHTAPDDALVADSRERAVRALLRQPQLKRLWSAQLVGGVGDVLALFVLVLLAFQTAIAEGSFGGGYRGVALTVAAVFGTRALATLLFGAVLLGPLTSLTSQEGPLDRRWTMVGADGLRVLLLIVAPLWIDWTPDNALALLLVTAFVAGVAERFWTVCRESAAPALLPAPPLEGATVRPLPDHMDALRRLALRTSFVAVPLAAAALIIASLLNNLLGSGIDWFGQHQAALASYVAAGLFAASLSVVTFIELPKTRTPRARSPLEGLRRPKTGTGVDKGRTGAILLLVLACGAVAGAVAAAAAVAVLHAKDLGGGPVTYGLLVLTLTGGVVVGIRRAQSVLPSLSRRRLLALAIAFTGVALLAAGLVPDVTSVVLIMGLAGVGAGIAANTGHALLDQEAEDFRRARTTEHLQAVVRVCVALAALIAPLVAAVIGPHRLESGKFVFAHGGAAFTLMLVGALLLPVAALVLAKVDDRSGVPLRKDLRDALLGGDDPVQAPAESGFFIAVEGGDGAGKSTQVEALSEWIRAKGHEVVVTREPGATPVGKRLRSILLDVSSAGLSHRAEALLYAADRAEHVDTVVRPALERGAVVISDRYIDSSVAYQGAGRDLSPTEIARISRWATDGLVPHLTVLLDVPPETARERFTEAPDRLESEPAEFHARVRSGFLTLAAADAGRYLVVDAGQDPEAVTTVIRHRLDVVLPLSEAEVKAQEDARRKAEEEARRRAEEEAARKAEEERLERERQEQLARLRAEEEERKRRELEEAQRREAERQAEEARQRAEEALRRAEEERARLIAEEKARAAEEERRRVEEERRRAEEERRRAEEARRLAEEEERRRAEEARQRAEQEQRRVEAARVRAAEEERRRAEAVEEQRLKAEADARRLEQQRLAEEALLRAEEARRAAEAGSSGAGAGAGAGADEAVTVPTPVVMTKRPVGPAEDETAVLPPVRDGGSDSETTAKLPQPPVPARSRFEDETAVLPPVPSEAADETAVLPPVREDRVPPGYFRDERPTPAPDGAEDRTRELPQLDDDGAPRRRPRSDWAEETPLDDLPSLADELLGPHDDDSDEGRGRGWRRRG; translated from the coding sequence ATGACGCCAGCCGAGCAGCCAACGGCCCCTCACACGGCCCCCGACGACGCCCTGGTCGCCGACTCCAGGGAGCGCGCCGTGCGGGCCCTGCTGCGCCAGCCGCAGCTGAAACGGCTGTGGAGCGCACAGCTCGTGGGCGGAGTGGGCGACGTCCTCGCACTGTTCGTGCTGGTCCTCCTCGCCTTCCAGACAGCCATCGCCGAGGGCTCGTTCGGGGGCGGGTACCGGGGCGTGGCCCTCACCGTGGCCGCCGTGTTCGGTACGCGCGCCCTGGCGACGCTGCTCTTCGGCGCCGTCCTCCTCGGCCCGCTCACCTCGCTGACCTCGCAGGAGGGCCCGCTCGACCGCCGCTGGACCATGGTCGGCGCGGACGGCCTGCGGGTGCTGCTGCTGATCGTGGCGCCCCTGTGGATCGACTGGACGCCGGACAACGCGCTCGCGCTGCTGCTGGTGACCGCCTTCGTGGCCGGTGTCGCCGAGCGGTTCTGGACGGTGTGCCGCGAGAGCGCGGCCCCCGCGCTGCTGCCCGCGCCGCCGCTGGAGGGCGCGACGGTACGGCCGCTGCCGGACCACATGGACGCGCTGCGGCGCCTGGCACTGCGTACGAGTTTCGTGGCGGTGCCCCTCGCGGCCGCCGCGCTCATCATCGCCTCGCTCCTCAACAACCTGCTGGGCTCCGGGATCGACTGGTTCGGCCAGCACCAGGCGGCCCTCGCGTCGTACGTCGCCGCCGGGCTCTTCGCGGCCTCGCTGTCCGTGGTGACGTTCATCGAACTGCCGAAGACGCGCACCCCGCGCGCGCGGTCCCCGCTAGAGGGGCTGCGCCGTCCGAAGACGGGCACCGGCGTCGACAAGGGCCGTACCGGCGCGATCCTGCTCCTGGTGCTGGCCTGCGGTGCCGTCGCGGGCGCCGTCGCCGCCGCTGCCGCCGTAGCCGTGCTGCACGCCAAGGACCTGGGCGGCGGCCCGGTGACGTACGGGCTGCTGGTGCTGACGCTGACCGGCGGTGTCGTTGTCGGGATCCGCCGGGCTCAGTCGGTGCTGCCGTCGCTGTCGCGGCGCCGACTGCTCGCCCTCGCCATCGCGTTCACCGGGGTCGCGCTGCTCGCCGCCGGGCTCGTGCCCGACGTGACGAGCGTGGTGCTGATCATGGGGCTGGCCGGCGTCGGCGCCGGGATCGCGGCCAACACCGGCCACGCGCTGCTCGACCAGGAGGCCGAGGACTTCCGGCGCGCGCGTACGACCGAGCACCTGCAGGCGGTCGTACGGGTGTGCGTGGCGCTGGCGGCGCTCATCGCGCCCCTCGTCGCCGCCGTGATCGGGCCGCACCGGCTGGAGAGCGGCAAGTTCGTGTTCGCCCACGGGGGCGCCGCCTTCACCCTGATGCTGGTCGGCGCGCTGCTGCTGCCCGTGGCCGCGCTGGTGCTCGCCAAGGTCGACGACCGCTCCGGGGTGCCGCTGCGAAAGGATCTCCGGGACGCGCTGCTGGGCGGGGACGATCCGGTCCAGGCGCCCGCCGAGTCCGGGTTCTTCATCGCCGTCGAGGGCGGTGACGGCGCCGGGAAGTCCACCCAGGTCGAGGCGCTCTCCGAGTGGATCCGGGCCAAGGGACACGAGGTCGTGGTGACGCGCGAGCCGGGCGCCACGCCGGTGGGGAAGCGACTGCGGTCGATCCTGTTGGACGTGTCGAGCGCCGGGCTGTCGCACCGGGCCGAGGCCCTGCTGTACGCGGCGGACCGTGCCGAGCACGTGGACACCGTGGTGCGGCCCGCGCTGGAGCGGGGCGCGGTGGTGATCTCGGACCGGTACATCGACTCGTCGGTGGCCTATCAGGGGGCCGGGCGTGACCTTTCGCCCACGGAGATCGCCCGTATCTCGCGGTGGGCGACGGATGGGCTGGTGCCGCATCTGACGGTGCTCCTTGACGTGCCGCCGGAGACGGCTCGGGAGCGGTTCACCGAGGCGCCGGACCGGCTGGAGTCCGAGCCGGCCGAGTTTCACGCGCGCGTGCGGTCCGGTTTCCTGACGCTGGCCGCCGCGGATGCCGGGCGGTATCTGGTCGTCGACGCCGGACAGGACCCGGAGGCGGTCACGACGGTCATCCGGCACCGGCTCGACGTGGTGCTGCCGCTCTCCGAGGCCGAGGTGAAGGCGCAGGAGGATGCGCGGCGCAAGGCCGAGGAGGAGGCCCGACGCCGGGCCGAGGAAGAGGCCGCCCGCAAGGCCGAGGAGGAGCGGCTGGAGCGCGAGCGCCAGGAGCAGCTCGCCCGGCTGCGCGCCGAGGAGGAAGAGCGCAAGCGGCGCGAACTGGAGGAGGCGCAGCGGCGCGAGGCCGAGCGGCAGGCGGAGGAGGCCCGGCAGCGGGCCGAGGAAGCGCTTCGCCGGGCCGAGGAGGAGCGTGCGCGGCTCATCGCCGAGGAGAAGGCGCGGGCCGCGGAGGAGGAGCGTCGGCGCGTCGAGGAGGAGCGTCGTAGGGCGGAGGAGGAGCGTCGTCGCGCCGAGGAGGCTCGGCGGCTCGCCGAGGAGGAAGAGCGGCGGCGTGCCGAGGAGGCTCGGCAGCGTGCCGAGCAGGAGCAGCGGCGGGTTGAGGCGGCTCGGGTGCGGGCCGCTGAGGAGGAGCGGCGGCGGGCCGAGGCCGTGGAGGAGCAGCGCCTGAAGGCTGAGGCGGACGCGCGGCGGCTGGAGCAGCAGCGGCTTGCGGAGGAGGCGTTGCTGCGGGCTGAGGAGGCGCGGCGCGCGGCTGAGGCCGGTTCCTCCGGTGCTGGGGCTGGGGCTGGGGCCGGGGCCGATGAGGCGGTGACTGTGCCTACGCCGGTGGTGATGACGAAGCGGCCGGTAGGTCCGGCGGAGGACGAGACGGCTGTGCTGCCGCCGGTGCGGGACGGTGGGTCGGACTCGGAGACGACCGCGAAGCTGCCGCAGCCGCCGGTGCCCGCCCGGTCCCGGTTCGAGGACGAGACCGCTGTGTTGCCGCCAGTGCCCTCGGAAGCGGCCGACGAGACGGCTGTGCTTCCGCCCGTACGGGAGGACCGGGTGCCGCCCGGGTACTTCCGGGACGAGCGGCCCACGCCCGCGCCCGACGGGGCGGAGGACCGGACACGTGAGCTGCCTCAGCTGGACGACGACGGGGCGCCACGGCGCCGGCCGCGGTCCGACTGGGCCGAGGAGACTCCGCTGGACGACCTGCCGAGTCTGGCGGACGAGTTGCTGGGACCGCACGACGACGACTCCGACGAGGGGCGGGGGCGGGGCTGGCGGCGGCGGGGCTGA
- a CDS encoding DNA polymerase III subunit delta': MTVWDDLVGQEMLSAQLDAAARDADAIVTAAATGAPPPEASKMTHAWLFTGPPGAGRNTAARAFAAALQCVSPDRALGGGPGCGFCDGCHTALVGTHADVTTVAAVGTQILAEDMRDTVRKSYTSPAIGRWQIILVEDAERLNEKSANAVLKAVEEPAPRTVWLLCAPSLEDVLPTIRSRCRHVGLLTPAVDAVADMLVRREGIEPQAAAMAARATQGHIERARRLATDPRARERRAAVLKLPLRVEDVGGCLKAAQELVDAASEASKQLAEEVDTKETEELKAALGAVQGGRMPRGTAGVMKDLEDKQKRRRTRAQRDSLDLALSELTGFYRDVLVIQLGSRVAIANTEVQDALERVARGTTPEATLRRIDAVGACREALDRNVAPLLAVEAMTMALRAG, translated from the coding sequence GTGACGGTGTGGGACGACCTGGTCGGGCAGGAGATGCTGAGCGCGCAGCTGGACGCCGCCGCGCGGGACGCCGATGCCATCGTCACCGCGGCCGCGACCGGGGCGCCGCCTCCCGAGGCGTCGAAGATGACGCATGCCTGGTTGTTCACGGGACCGCCGGGGGCCGGGCGGAACACGGCGGCGCGGGCGTTCGCGGCGGCGCTGCAGTGCGTGAGTCCGGACCGTGCGCTCGGCGGGGGCCCGGGGTGCGGGTTCTGCGACGGGTGTCATACGGCGCTGGTGGGCACCCACGCCGACGTCACGACCGTCGCGGCCGTGGGCACGCAGATCCTCGCCGAGGACATGCGGGACACCGTCCGCAAGTCGTACACCTCGCCGGCGATCGGGCGCTGGCAGATCATCCTCGTCGAGGACGCCGAGCGGCTGAACGAGAAGTCGGCGAACGCGGTGCTGAAGGCGGTCGAGGAGCCCGCTCCCCGTACGGTCTGGTTGCTGTGCGCGCCGTCGCTGGAGGATGTGCTGCCGACCATTCGCTCGCGGTGCCGGCATGTCGGGCTGCTCACGCCCGCGGTGGACGCGGTCGCCGACATGCTCGTACGGCGTGAGGGGATCGAGCCGCAGGCCGCGGCCATGGCGGCGCGGGCCACTCAGGGGCACATCGAGCGGGCCCGGCGGCTGGCCACCGACCCGCGGGCGCGGGAGCGGCGAGCCGCCGTGCTGAAGCTGCCGTTGCGGGTCGAGGACGTCGGCGGATGCCTCAAGGCCGCGCAGGAGCTGGTGGACGCGGCGTCCGAGGCGTCCAAGCAGCTCGCCGAGGAGGTCGACACCAAGGAGACCGAGGAGCTGAAGGCTGCGCTCGGCGCGGTGCAGGGCGGGCGTATGCCGCGCGGTACGGCGGGTGTGATGAAGGACCTGGAGGACAAGCAGAAGCGGCGCAGAACGCGCGCGCAGCGCGACAGCCTGGACCTGGCTCTGAGCGAGCTGACGGGTTTCTACCGCGATGTGCTCGTCATCCAGCTCGGGTCCCGGGTCGCCATCGCCAACACCGAGGTGCAGGACGCCCTGGAGCGGGTCGCGCGCGGTACGACGCCGGAGGCGACGCTACGGCGGATCGACGCGGTCGGCGCGTGCCGGGAGGCCCTCGACCGCAATGTGGCCCCGCTGCTGGCGGTGGAGGCGATGACGATGGCGCTGCGGGCGGGATGA